A window of the Pseudomonas furukawaii genome harbors these coding sequences:
- a CDS encoding aldose 1-epimerase, protein MKPDLICLEDPISRLTLAPALGGAIANWRLLEGDVPLLRPADDDALAAGTPRRLGCYPLAPWSNRIGAGGFAIPDGWLELTPNAEGEALPIHGSAWQQPWTLLEQAGDLVRLGLESALPFAYRAEQRFRLRDGELEVRLRVTQVDERAIWHGLGLHPYFPRTARTRLQAKADATWLCGPDKLPTRQVARPDEWNFDEHRPLPSSLVDNGFRGWPGHCRILQPDLGYQLDCSASGCDAFLLFCPEAQPFFCFEPVTHPVNAHHLEGRPGLTLLSPGQSLEITWRMAVRPLGTG, encoded by the coding sequence ATGAAGCCTGACCTGATCTGCCTCGAAGACCCTATCAGTCGCCTCACCCTGGCCCCCGCCCTTGGCGGCGCCATCGCCAACTGGCGCCTGCTGGAGGGCGATGTGCCGCTGCTCCGCCCGGCGGATGACGACGCCCTGGCCGCCGGCACGCCGCGCCGCCTGGGCTGCTATCCCCTGGCGCCCTGGTCCAACCGCATCGGCGCCGGGGGCTTCGCCATTCCGGACGGCTGGCTGGAGCTGACGCCCAACGCCGAGGGTGAAGCCCTGCCGATTCACGGCAGCGCCTGGCAACAACCCTGGACACTGCTGGAACAGGCTGGCGACCTGGTACGGCTGGGGCTGGAGAGCGCCCTGCCCTTCGCCTATCGGGCCGAGCAGCGTTTCCGCCTCCGGGATGGCGAGCTGGAAGTTCGCCTGAGGGTGACCCAGGTCGATGAGCGGGCCATCTGGCACGGGCTCGGCCTGCACCCCTACTTCCCACGCACCGCCCGGACTCGCTTGCAGGCGAAGGCGGACGCGACCTGGCTCTGCGGACCGGACAAGCTCCCCACCCGGCAGGTTGCGCGGCCCGATGAGTGGAACTTCGACGAGCACCGGCCCTTGCCGTCGAGCCTGGTGGACAACGGGTTCAGGGGCTGGCCGGGGCATTGCCGCATCCTGCAACCCGACCTGGGTTACCAACTGGACTGCAGCGCCAGCGGCTGCGACGCGTTCCTGCTGTTCTGCCCGGAGGCGCAGCCCTTTTTCTGCTTCGAGCCGGTCACCCACCCGGTGAACGCCCATCACCTCGAAGGACGACCGGGGCTGACGCTGCTGTCGCCCGGGCAGTCGCTGGAGATCACCTGGCGCATGGCGGTCCGCCCCCTGGGGACGGGTTGA
- a CDS encoding FadR/GntR family transcriptional regulator: protein MDTPSTQQRPRRKHRSLAQELVSELSQQIQSGVIKRGEKLPTESAIMEAQGVSRTVVREAISRLQAAGLVETRHGIGTFVLDTPSPMGFRIDPATIVTLRDVIAILELRISLEVESAGLAAQRRSPEQLKAIREALDVFLNAAHGTDAVGSDFQFHLQIALATGNRYFTDIMTHLGTSIIPRTRLNSARIAHADHEQYMARLVREHEEIYEAIARQDAEAARAAMRLHLTNSRERLRQAHEEAEREQQEA from the coding sequence ATGGACACCCCAAGTACCCAGCAACGTCCGCGCCGCAAGCACCGCAGCCTGGCCCAGGAGCTGGTGAGCGAACTCTCCCAGCAGATCCAGAGCGGCGTGATCAAGCGTGGGGAAAAGCTGCCGACGGAATCGGCCATCATGGAAGCCCAGGGGGTCAGCCGCACCGTGGTGCGCGAGGCCATCTCGCGGCTGCAGGCCGCCGGCCTGGTGGAAACCCGGCACGGCATCGGCACCTTCGTGCTGGATACCCCGAGTCCCATGGGCTTTCGCATCGATCCGGCCACCATCGTCACCCTGCGCGATGTCATCGCCATCCTCGAGCTGCGCATCAGCCTGGAGGTGGAGTCGGCGGGGCTCGCCGCCCAGCGTCGCAGTCCCGAGCAGTTGAAGGCGATCCGCGAGGCGCTGGATGTGTTTCTCAACGCCGCCCATGGCACCGACGCGGTCGGCTCTGACTTCCAGTTCCACCTGCAGATCGCGCTGGCCACCGGCAACCGCTACTTCACCGACATCATGACCCACCTGGGCACCAGCATCATTCCGCGCACCCGGCTCAACTCGGCGCGCATCGCCCACGCCGACCACGAGCAGTACATGGCCCGGCTGGTGCGCGAACACGAAGAGATCTACGAAGCCATCGCCCGTCAGGATGCCGAGGCGGCGCGGGCGGCCATGCGCCTGCACCTCACCAACAGCCGCGAGCGCCTGCGCCAGGCACACGAAGAGGCCGAGCGGGAGCAGCAGGAAGCCTGA
- a CDS encoding EamA family transporter: MPASLPFPRHIAVLMLVLLACAFAGNHIAARFAFDDGTGLLLAILCRSGVAMTVLTGLVLWQRQPLALPPGSRRWQLLLGLLIATQSLCLYSAVARIPVALALLVGNTFPIVLALLTWALGGGAPSRRNALLMGLILVGLVFALDVPARLAASEGAGPEWTLGVGLAFCAACAFACALWITDHRLAGLRGPVRSMLTLMIVFASMAIAGASGLVPGGMSPPSSPAGWVALGALVLLYGTAFSVLFVSVPRLNMPQNAPVMNVEPIATLLFGWVLLDQVLGGMQLIGGAIVVAGIVLLTYRRDA, translated from the coding sequence ATGCCTGCCAGCCTTCCCTTCCCCCGGCACATCGCCGTCCTGATGCTCGTCCTGCTGGCCTGCGCCTTCGCCGGCAACCACATCGCCGCGCGCTTCGCCTTCGACGACGGCACCGGCCTGCTGCTGGCCATCCTCTGCCGCTCCGGCGTCGCCATGACGGTCCTCACCGGCCTGGTGCTCTGGCAGCGCCAGCCGCTGGCCCTGCCACCGGGCAGCCGTCGCTGGCAGTTGCTGCTGGGACTGCTGATCGCCACCCAGAGCCTCTGCCTCTATTCGGCCGTGGCCCGTATCCCGGTGGCCCTGGCCTTGCTGGTGGGCAACACCTTCCCCATCGTCCTGGCCCTGCTGACCTGGGCCCTGGGCGGTGGCGCGCCGAGCCGGCGCAACGCGTTGCTGATGGGTCTGATCCTGGTGGGGCTGGTGTTCGCCCTGGACGTGCCGGCGCGCCTGGCCGCCAGCGAGGGAGCGGGGCCGGAATGGACGCTGGGGGTGGGCCTGGCCTTCTGCGCCGCCTGCGCCTTCGCCTGCGCCCTGTGGATAACCGATCACAGGCTGGCCGGTCTCAGAGGCCCGGTGCGCAGCATGCTCACCCTGATGATCGTCTTCGCCAGCATGGCCATCGCCGGCGCCAGCGGCCTGGTGCCGGGCGGTATGTCGCCCCCCTCGAGTCCCGCCGGCTGGGTCGCGCTGGGCGCCCTGGTGTTGCTTTATGGCACGGCCTTCTCGGTACTCTTCGTCAGCGTGCCGCGCCTGAACATGCCGCAGAACGCGCCGGTGATGAACGTCGAGCCCATCGCCACGCTGCTGTTCGGCTGGGTGCTGCTGGATCAGGTGCTGGGCGGCATGCAGCTGATCGGCGGGGCCATCGTCGTGGCGGGGATCGTGCTGCTGACCTACAGGAGGGATGCCTGA
- a CDS encoding TRAP transporter large permease — translation MDAFILLGSFILLILLGMPVAYALGLSALIGAWWIDIPLQAMMIQVAGGVNKFSLLAIPFFVLAGAIMAEGGMSRRLVAFAGVLVGFVRGGLSLVNIMASTFFGAISGSSVADTASVGSVLIPEMERKGYPREFSTAVTVSGSVQALLTPPSHNSVLYSLAAGGTVSIGALFMAGVMPGLLLSAVMMGLCLLFAKKRNYPKGEVIPLRQALKIAGEALWGLMAMVIILGGILSGVFTATESAAIAVVWSFFVTMFIYRDYKWRDLPKLMHRTVRTISIVMILIAFAASFGYIMTLMQIPAKITTLFLTLSDNRYVILMCINAMLLLLGTVMDMAPLILILTPILMPVITDIGVDPVHFGMIMLVNLGIGLITPPVGAVLFVGSAIGKVSIESTVKALLPFYAALFLVLMAVTYIPAISLWLPSVVL, via the coding sequence GTGGACGCATTCATTCTGCTGGGCAGTTTCATCCTGCTGATTCTCCTGGGCATGCCGGTGGCCTATGCCCTGGGACTGTCCGCCCTGATCGGCGCCTGGTGGATCGACATCCCGCTGCAGGCGATGATGATCCAGGTGGCCGGTGGCGTTAACAAGTTCTCCCTGCTGGCCATTCCCTTCTTCGTGCTGGCGGGCGCCATCATGGCCGAGGGCGGCATGTCACGCCGCCTGGTGGCCTTCGCCGGTGTCCTGGTGGGCTTCGTGCGGGGCGGCCTGTCCCTGGTGAACATCATGGCCTCCACCTTCTTCGGCGCCATCTCCGGTTCCTCGGTGGCGGATACCGCCTCGGTGGGCTCGGTGCTGATCCCGGAGATGGAGCGCAAGGGCTATCCCCGCGAGTTCTCCACCGCCGTGACCGTGAGCGGTTCGGTACAGGCGCTGCTGACGCCGCCCAGCCACAACTCGGTGCTCTACTCCCTGGCGGCGGGCGGCACCGTGTCCATCGGCGCGCTGTTCATGGCCGGGGTCATGCCCGGGCTGCTGCTCTCGGCGGTGATGATGGGCCTGTGCCTGCTGTTCGCGAAGAAGCGCAACTACCCCAAGGGCGAGGTGATCCCGCTGCGCCAGGCGCTGAAGATCGCCGGCGAGGCGCTCTGGGGCCTCATGGCCATGGTGATCATCCTCGGCGGCATCCTCTCCGGGGTGTTCACCGCCACCGAGTCGGCGGCCATCGCGGTGGTCTGGTCGTTCTTCGTGACCATGTTCATCTACCGCGACTACAAGTGGCGCGACCTGCCCAAGCTGATGCATCGCACGGTGCGGACCATCTCCATCGTGATGATCCTCATCGCCTTCGCGGCCAGCTTCGGCTACATCATGACCCTGATGCAGATCCCGGCGAAGATCACCACGCTGTTCCTGACCCTGTCGGACAACCGCTACGTGATCCTCATGTGCATCAACGCCATGCTGCTGTTGCTGGGCACCGTGATGGACATGGCGCCGCTGATCCTGATCCTGACTCCGATCCTGATGCCGGTGATCACCGACATCGGCGTCGACCCGGTGCACTTCGGCATGATCATGCTGGTGAACCTGGGCATCGGCCTGATCACCCCGCCGGTGGGCGCGGTGCTCTTCGTCGGCTCGGCGATCGGCAAGGTCAGCATCGAGAGCACCGTGAAGGCCCTGCTGCCCTTCTACGCCGCGCTGTTCCTGGTGCTGATGGCGGTGACCTACATCCCCGCCATCTCCCTCTGGCTGCCCAGCGTCGTACTCTGA
- a CDS encoding TRAP transporter small permease, which translates to MKDTLLRFNDGLYMTCIWVAGLSVATMSLIIPWGIFARYVLGTGSSWPEPVSILLMVVFTFVGAAASYRAGAHMAVGMLVDRLPQRIRLSASLLVQVLMALICLFMALWGAKLCATTWNQFVASLPGLRVGLTYAPIPIGGVLTLVFVLEKLLLGDQSHRRVVQFDLVEENEGAA; encoded by the coding sequence ATGAAAGACACCCTGCTGCGTTTCAACGACGGCCTCTACATGACCTGCATCTGGGTCGCGGGCCTGTCCGTCGCCACCATGTCACTGATCATTCCCTGGGGCATCTTCGCCCGCTACGTGCTGGGCACCGGGTCCAGCTGGCCCGAGCCGGTTTCGATCCTGCTGATGGTGGTGTTCACCTTCGTCGGCGCCGCCGCCAGCTACCGGGCCGGCGCGCACATGGCGGTGGGCATGCTGGTGGACCGCCTGCCGCAACGGATTCGCCTGTCCGCCTCGCTGCTGGTGCAGGTGCTGATGGCGCTGATCTGCCTGTTCATGGCCCTCTGGGGCGCCAAGCTGTGCGCCACCACCTGGAACCAGTTCGTCGCGTCGCTGCCCGGCCTGCGGGTGGGCCTGACCTACGCGCCGATCCCGATCGGCGGCGTGCTGACCCTGGTGTTCGTACTCGAGAAGCTCCTCCTGGGCGACCAGAGCCACCGCCGCGTGGTGCAGTTCGATCTGGTGGAAGAAAACGAAGGAGCCGCATAA